The following coding sequences lie in one bacterium genomic window:
- a CDS encoding T9SS type A sorting domain-containing protein: protein MFSHKSLLLAVVLLLTGSTLHAEYIAAKLATSFVNSTSVTDGVFSGWQVMRSSEDASTVLLWGQPVSLGRRSPEEVAIVVQRELSLDSEFELLANNPAPARTYLVYRQIVQGHPVLSGRLDIVLNRQGEVSRVRISDFSEWHVAATHKLSQFVAGDYLAAILEPANWQVENDATFACWYPDLATRSLRPAYWLKLAGPLSHQRHAGIVDASNGEIILEWSGIAHDVFNLSMELPYWQPYDHSPVAFGPCAFQNVSINDASYVTSLSGTVNTEAGSHADVINSLTGTYVWVTNDDTGEESLRAGQWNAPFGPVIWNWTTDDATRPELNLYYHTEFVHDWYKVLDPAYNALDYPMPAVANYGSSYDNAFWNGYGTYYGSGSTYGNFAMFSDVIYHEYNHGVTDGVYPEGMLPYTGQSGAMNEAWSDYFACTINNDPLMGEWLTGNPNSSLRNLESTIRFPQNWVGQVHTDSPFISAPLWRLRNWLGAGYTDSLGHFARYALSETFFDYLVAVLEADDLDGNLTNGTPHDAEIYEAFGRSGIGPGTAPHFQIQSIVFDDGQSGNGLLEAGETAALTFTLFNDVDLFPPAAANVQLNASVSDPLLSLSNATFNLGTLGPRDSMTIGPVQVSVAGNSHDHWGVIHLTISADQLEFPFETTLEFTIGIPKLHVVTRDMSSDVDKYVTGTLREMDRIYQHKRVAPGSTLDLSLLPDTGMVIWLSGNLVNSGLTAEDQTVLENFVTGGGRLVMSGKRILGGLEGSDFAREFLGVDDNGVSRIRMTTTMASPFPPDESYLLTGSGGAANQDSMTILELVGEADAVLRYGPAGANYAGIVGPVSQRTLVLGFGMEAVADNTPIGNRPRSEFLAHILEWAGQPMSTPEFDSPAVAPNDFALQAAYPNPFNSSVRIEYTIGAAREASLLIYDVLGREVHRTMLTSLNGSYDWTPTLASGVYFAVLHSAQQITPPQKLLLMR from the coding sequence ATGTTCTCGCACAAGTCGTTATTGTTAGCCGTCGTATTACTACTGACAGGCTCAACACTTCACGCCGAATACATCGCCGCAAAGTTAGCCACGTCTTTTGTGAACAGTACGTCTGTCACCGACGGAGTGTTTTCCGGTTGGCAAGTCATGCGCAGTTCGGAAGATGCATCTACCGTTCTGCTGTGGGGCCAGCCGGTGTCGCTGGGACGTCGATCTCCGGAAGAAGTCGCAATCGTGGTACAACGCGAGTTAAGTCTTGATTCGGAGTTTGAATTGTTGGCGAACAACCCGGCTCCTGCGCGCACTTATCTCGTCTACCGGCAGATTGTTCAAGGACACCCTGTGCTGTCTGGCCGATTGGACATCGTACTGAACCGGCAGGGAGAAGTTTCGCGTGTTCGCATCAGCGACTTTTCGGAGTGGCACGTTGCAGCGACTCACAAGCTCTCGCAATTTGTTGCCGGCGACTACCTTGCAGCAATCCTTGAACCCGCAAACTGGCAAGTCGAGAACGACGCAACCTTTGCCTGTTGGTATCCCGACCTTGCAACGCGTAGTCTTCGGCCGGCTTATTGGCTTAAACTTGCAGGTCCACTTTCCCATCAACGTCATGCGGGAATTGTGGATGCGAGTAACGGTGAAATCATTCTCGAATGGAGCGGCATCGCGCACGACGTCTTCAACTTGAGCATGGAGTTGCCTTATTGGCAGCCTTACGATCATAGCCCGGTTGCCTTTGGCCCTTGCGCATTTCAGAACGTGAGCATCAATGATGCGTCCTATGTGACATCGCTGTCGGGCACGGTCAATACGGAAGCCGGTTCGCACGCGGACGTGATCAACAGCCTTACCGGAACGTATGTCTGGGTTACCAACGACGACACGGGCGAGGAGTCGCTACGCGCAGGTCAGTGGAATGCTCCGTTCGGCCCTGTGATTTGGAATTGGACTACGGATGACGCTACGCGCCCTGAACTGAATCTGTACTATCACACAGAGTTCGTTCACGATTGGTATAAGGTTCTCGATCCTGCTTACAATGCACTGGATTATCCGATGCCTGCGGTCGCCAATTATGGCAGCTCCTACGACAACGCCTTCTGGAACGGCTATGGCACGTATTATGGTTCAGGCAGCACGTATGGCAATTTTGCCATGTTTTCCGACGTCATTTATCACGAGTACAATCATGGCGTCACTGACGGCGTCTATCCGGAAGGGATGCTGCCCTACACAGGACAATCCGGAGCGATGAACGAAGCATGGTCGGACTACTTCGCCTGCACGATCAACAACGATCCGCTGATGGGTGAATGGCTGACGGGAAATCCCAATAGTTCGCTGCGCAATCTCGAGAGCACGATTCGCTTTCCGCAGAATTGGGTGGGGCAGGTGCACACGGACAGTCCGTTCATTTCCGCGCCGCTTTGGCGGCTGCGCAATTGGCTTGGTGCTGGCTACACAGATTCGCTCGGACACTTCGCACGGTACGCGCTCTCGGAGACATTTTTTGACTATCTCGTCGCCGTACTCGAGGCCGACGATCTCGACGGAAATTTGACAAACGGCACACCTCATGACGCGGAGATCTACGAGGCATTCGGCCGTAGCGGAATCGGCCCCGGAACTGCGCCGCATTTTCAGATTCAGAGCATCGTCTTTGACGACGGCCAAAGCGGAAATGGACTGCTTGAAGCGGGCGAGACCGCAGCCTTGACGTTCACTCTGTTCAATGACGTCGACCTGTTTCCTCCTGCGGCCGCCAATGTCCAATTGAACGCGTCGGTAAGTGATCCTCTGCTTAGCCTGAGCAACGCGACGTTCAACCTCGGCACGCTCGGACCACGGGACAGTATGACGATTGGCCCCGTTCAAGTGTCAGTAGCAGGGAACTCACACGATCATTGGGGAGTCATACACCTCACAATTTCCGCAGATCAACTTGAGTTTCCCTTTGAGACAACACTCGAATTCACGATTGGCATACCAAAGCTTCATGTCGTGACCAGAGACATGTCATCGGATGTTGACAAGTATGTAACCGGCACCTTGCGCGAGATGGACAGGATCTACCAGCACAAACGCGTGGCACCGGGTTCGACTCTTGATCTCAGTTTGCTTCCTGATACAGGTATGGTCATCTGGTTATCCGGCAATCTCGTGAACTCGGGATTAACCGCTGAAGACCAAACAGTGCTTGAAAACTTCGTTACCGGTGGTGGACGACTGGTCATGTCCGGCAAACGCATTCTTGGTGGTCTTGAGGGTTCAGATTTTGCTCGAGAGTTTCTAGGAGTGGACGACAACGGAGTTTCCCGAATCCGTATGACGACGACTATGGCATCTCCGTTCCCGCCGGACGAGTCGTATCTCCTGACCGGTTCAGGCGGAGCGGCGAATCAGGACAGCATGACCATTCTGGAATTGGTGGGAGAAGCGGATGCCGTGCTGCGTTACGGCCCCGCAGGCGCAAACTACGCTGGAATTGTAGGCCCCGTGAGTCAGCGTACTCTGGTGCTTGGTTTCGGTATGGAAGCTGTTGCAGACAACACTCCCATCGGCAATCGCCCCCGTTCGGAATTCCTCGCTCACATTCTTGAGTGGGCCGGTCAACCTATGTCAACCCCCGAATTTGACTCCCCCGCGGTCGCGCCAAATGACTTTGCTTTGCAAGCCGCCTATCCCAATCCTTTCAACAGCAGCGTCCGAATCGAGTATACCATCGGAGCCGCACGTGAAGCGAGTCTCTTGATTTACGACGTTCTGGGGAGAGAAGTGCATCGCACCATGCTCACCTCTTTAAATGGATCCTATGACTGGACACCCACACTTGCGTCGGGCGTCTACTTCGCCGTGCTTCACTCCGCGCAACAGATTACGCCGCCGCAGAAGCTCTTGCTGATGCGCTAA
- the mutM gene encoding bifunctional DNA-formamidopyrimidine glycosylase/DNA-(apurinic or apyrimidinic site) lyase, giving the protein MPELPEVETAVRELRPKLKGRVLRGAWSRVPRQLGNTSVKQFSKLVNGQRVQDVKRRGKYILLELEQGVLLVHLRMTGRLFVAATEQEPHIHLRAGFPLDDGHDTLYFKDVRTLGTMRFYGDAKVSRELSGLGWEPLEEQIGAAQLKSVLKTRTQAIKPVLLDQTIWAGIGNIYASEVCWVAGIDPRKAANRLTLAQCAALCDAVPEVLSSALERGGSTLRDFMSPDGKYGSYQKEFRVYDRAGEACLCCGGVIKRLVQAQRSTFFCPKCQKRGRV; this is encoded by the coding sequence ATGCCTGAGCTTCCCGAAGTCGAAACGGCAGTCAGAGAATTGCGTCCAAAGCTCAAGGGGCGAGTGCTGCGAGGGGCATGGTCAAGAGTGCCGAGGCAGCTTGGCAATACGTCTGTCAAACAGTTCTCCAAACTTGTCAACGGCCAGCGGGTTCAAGACGTAAAGCGCCGCGGCAAGTATATCCTGCTCGAACTTGAGCAAGGAGTCCTGCTCGTACACTTGCGAATGACAGGACGACTTTTCGTCGCAGCTACCGAGCAGGAGCCACACATTCACCTGAGGGCGGGGTTTCCACTTGACGACGGTCATGATACGCTCTATTTCAAAGACGTTCGAACACTCGGGACGATGCGATTCTACGGCGACGCGAAAGTGAGTCGCGAGCTTTCAGGATTAGGCTGGGAGCCGTTGGAAGAACAGATCGGTGCGGCGCAGCTAAAGAGCGTCTTGAAGACCAGAACGCAGGCGATCAAGCCCGTACTGCTTGATCAGACCATTTGGGCGGGGATTGGAAACATCTATGCGAGCGAGGTGTGTTGGGTCGCAGGGATTGACCCACGCAAAGCGGCGAATCGTTTGACGCTCGCTCAATGTGCGGCACTTTGCGACGCTGTACCTGAGGTCCTCAGCAGCGCGCTCGAACGAGGTGGATCAACATTGCGGGATTTCATGAGTCCGGACGGGAAGTACGGATCCTATCAGAAGGAGTTTCGGGTGTATGATCGGGCAGGAGAAGCGTGCCTGTGCTGCGGAGGAGTGATCAAACGGCTTGTGCAGGCGCAACGGTCGACCTTCTTTTGCCCTAAATGTCAGAAGCGAGGCAGAGTGTAG